In Methylobacterium aquaticum, the following are encoded in one genomic region:
- a CDS encoding flavin-containing monooxygenase gives MTEAPPRPAPPWPKKPLAVLVIGAGFSGLAMAIRCRQSGIDDLLVVEKADAVGGTWHENTYPGAACDIPAHLYALSFAPKPDWSRTYAGQPEIAAYLRDLVARFDLEKHIALSTAVTGAVWDGTRSLWRVETERGPLEARVLVSGMGALHHPAIPAIPGLHTFLGPLFHTSGWDHGVSLKGRRVGVIGTGASAIQVVPAIAPEAGHLTLFQRTPPWVMPRNDRPIGRVLQSLFRRLPAAGRLLRGIQFWTREARAALGFTRVSGLTRLAEAASRHHLRKQVADPALRAKLIPSYRLGCKRVLISDEYYPALTRPTVTLETDPIRTVTPDGVTMRDGRHHPLDVLVLATGFDVTASLARVPVVGRDGLILARAWGERVAAHRGLTVAGFPNFFMLLGPNTGLGHNSVVLMIEAQVEYVLACLAEMKARTLAAIEPTPEAQARDLAEVEARLSASIWQQGGCASWYQDAQGRNVALWPGTVVAYRRAMRTPDWSEFVLTPA, from the coding sequence GTGACCGAGGCGCCGCCCCGTCCCGCCCCGCCCTGGCCGAAGAAGCCCCTCGCCGTGCTGGTGATCGGGGCCGGCTTCTCCGGTCTCGCCATGGCGATCCGCTGCCGGCAATCCGGCATCGACGACCTGCTGGTGGTCGAGAAGGCGGATGCGGTCGGCGGCACCTGGCACGAGAACACCTATCCGGGCGCGGCCTGCGACATCCCCGCCCATCTCTACGCCCTGTCCTTCGCCCCCAAGCCCGACTGGTCCCGCACCTATGCCGGCCAGCCCGAGATCGCCGCCTATCTGCGCGACCTGGTCGCGCGGTTCGACTTGGAGAAGCACATCGCCCTCTCCACCGCCGTCACCGGCGCGGTCTGGGACGGGACGCGCTCCCTGTGGCGGGTCGAGACGGAGCGCGGCCCGCTGGAGGCCCGGGTGCTGGTCTCCGGCATGGGGGCTTTGCATCACCCGGCGATTCCCGCGATTCCCGGCCTGCACACCTTCCTCGGCCCGCTCTTCCACACCTCCGGCTGGGACCACGGCGTCTCGCTGAAGGGCAGGCGCGTCGGGGTGATCGGCACGGGGGCGAGCGCGATCCAGGTCGTGCCGGCCATCGCCCCCGAGGCGGGACATCTCACCCTGTTCCAGCGCACTCCGCCCTGGGTGATGCCGCGCAACGACCGGCCAATCGGCCGGGTCCTCCAGTCCCTGTTCCGTCGCCTGCCCGCCGCGGGCCGGCTCTTGCGGGGGATCCAGTTCTGGACGCGGGAGGCGCGGGCGGCCCTGGGCTTCACCCGGGTCTCCGGCCTCACGCGGCTGGCCGAGGCGGCGAGCCGGCACCACCTGCGCAAGCAGGTCGCCGATCCCGCCCTGCGCGCCAAGCTCATCCCGTCCTATCGCCTCGGCTGCAAGCGGGTGCTGATCTCGGACGAGTACTACCCGGCCCTGACCCGGCCGACCGTGACGCTGGAGACCGACCCGATCCGCACGGTCACCCCGGACGGCGTGACGATGCGGGACGGCCGCCACCACCCCCTCGACGTGCTGGTGCTGGCCACCGGCTTCGACGTCACCGCCTCGCTCGCCCGGGTGCCGGTGGTCGGCCGCGACGGGCTGATCCTGGCCCGGGCCTGGGGCGAGCGGGTGGCGGCGCATCGCGGCCTGACGGTCGCGGGCTTTCCCAACTTCTTCATGCTGCTCGGGCCGAATACGGGCCTCGGCCACAACTCCGTGGTGCTGATGATCGAGGCGCAGGTGGAGTACGTGCTCGCCTGCCTCGCCGAGATGAAGGCGCGCACCCTCGCGGCGATCGAGCCGACGCCGGAGGCGCAGGCGCGCGACCTCGCCGAGGTCGAGGCGCGGCTGTCGGCCAGCATCTGGCAGCAGGGCGGCTGCGCCAGCTGGTACCAGGATGCGCAAGGGCGCAACGTCGCGCTCTGGCCCGGCACGGTGGTGGCCTACCGGCGGGCGATGCGGACGCCGGACTGGTCCGAGTTCGTTCTGACGCCGGCGTGA
- a CDS encoding alpha/beta hydrolase → MPSLRAHVFDWIVRFQVKPKFARTGGDVAAVRRLMNQAKFPEPPGIVFREGSVGGIPGEWAERPDLAADAPRLFYLHGGGFIACSPRTHRSVTGGFALRGFRVFCPDYRLAPEHPFPAALDDAAAAWSAFAAAGPAGIAGDSAGGNLSLALMLRARRDGLPLPSAAVLFSPSTDMLGEGASMLANARRDAMFDPTKLQGLVDAYLAGHDPTDPLASPLRGDLAGLPPLLFHVGAREVLRDDSVRFAEKAKAAGVSATVTVWPVVPHVWQLAQTFLPEARRSLSEAATFLKSHDARVPETVR, encoded by the coding sequence ATGCCGAGCCTGCGCGCCCACGTCTTCGACTGGATCGTCCGCTTCCAGGTGAAGCCGAAATTCGCCCGCACCGGCGGCGACGTGGCGGCGGTGCGGCGGCTCATGAACCAGGCGAAGTTCCCTGAGCCGCCCGGCATCGTGTTCCGCGAGGGCAGCGTCGGCGGCATCCCGGGCGAGTGGGCGGAGCGCCCCGACCTCGCGGCGGATGCCCCGCGCCTGTTCTACCTGCATGGCGGCGGCTTCATCGCCTGCTCGCCCCGCACCCACCGGTCGGTCACCGGCGGCTTCGCGCTGCGGGGCTTCCGGGTGTTCTGCCCCGATTACCGTCTCGCTCCCGAGCACCCGTTCCCGGCCGCCCTCGACGACGCGGCGGCGGCCTGGTCGGCCTTCGCGGCCGCCGGGCCCGCCGGCATCGCGGGGGATTCCGCCGGCGGCAACCTCTCCCTCGCGCTGATGCTGCGGGCGCGCCGGGACGGGCTGCCGCTGCCGAGCGCCGCCGTGCTGTTCTCGCCCTCGACAGACATGCTGGGCGAGGGCGCGTCGATGCTCGCCAATGCCCGCCGCGACGCGATGTTCGATCCCACGAAGCTCCAGGGCCTGGTCGACGCCTATCTCGCCGGGCACGATCCCACCGACCCGCTCGCCTCGCCCTTGCGCGGCGATCTCGCCGGGCTGCCGCCGCTGCTGTTCCATGTCGGCGCCCGCGAGGTTCTGCGCGACGATTCGGTGCGCTTTGCCGAGAAGGCGAAGGCCGCGGGCGTCTCCGCCACCGTGACGGTCTGGCCGGTGGTGCCGCATGTCTGGCAGCTCGCCCAGACCTTCCTGCCCGAGGCCCGCCGCTCCCTCTCCGAGGCCGCGACCTTCCTGAAGAGCCACGACGCGCGAGTGCCGGAGACGGTCAGGTGA
- a CDS encoding SDR family NAD(P)-dependent oxidoreductase translates to MADAFPLHDRLALVTGAGSGIGAALAVGLAREGARLVLVDRDPDGLSRSAAAVRALGREVDAHCFDLTEADRIAALPDAVSGRHGPLDLLINNAGVALAGRFADVELADFDWLMDVNFRAVVRMTHAFLPQLESRPAAQIVNLSSLYGIVAPPGQTAYAASKFAVRGFSEALRHEYAGTALGISVVHPGGVATAIARNARAGPRLDPAEVESGKAAAERYLRSSPEAAAARILRGIARREPRIIVGRDAAQVTLIQRLMPVRYWSLIARAME, encoded by the coding sequence TTGGCGGACGCCTTCCCACTGCACGACAGGCTGGCCCTGGTCACCGGGGCCGGCAGCGGCATCGGTGCGGCCCTCGCCGTGGGCCTTGCCCGCGAAGGGGCCCGCCTCGTCCTCGTCGACCGCGATCCCGACGGCCTTTCCCGCAGCGCGGCCGCCGTGCGGGCGCTCGGGCGCGAGGTCGATGCCCATTGCTTCGACCTCACGGAGGCCGACCGCATCGCCGCCCTGCCCGACGCGGTCTCAGGCCGGCACGGGCCCCTCGATCTCCTGATCAACAATGCCGGCGTGGCGCTCGCCGGCCGCTTCGCCGATGTCGAGCTCGCCGATTTCGACTGGCTGATGGACGTGAACTTCCGCGCCGTGGTGCGGATGACCCACGCCTTCCTGCCCCAGCTGGAGAGCCGGCCGGCGGCGCAGATCGTCAACCTGTCGAGCCTCTACGGCATCGTCGCCCCGCCGGGCCAGACGGCCTACGCGGCGAGCAAGTTCGCGGTGCGCGGCTTCTCCGAGGCCCTGCGGCACGAATATGCCGGCACAGCCCTCGGAATCAGCGTGGTGCATCCGGGCGGGGTCGCGACCGCGATCGCCCGCAACGCCCGCGCCGGCCCGCGCCTCGATCCCGCCGAGGTCGAGAGTGGCAAAGCCGCCGCCGAGCGCTACCTGCGCTCGAGCCCCGAGGCGGCGGCCGCGCGCATCCTGCGCGGCATCGCCCGGCGGGAACCCCGCATCATCGTCGGGCGCGACGCCGCCCAGGTCACGCTGATCCAGCGCCTGATGCCGGTGCGCTACTGGTCGCTGATCGCCCGTGCCATGGAGTAG
- the minE gene encoding cell division topological specificity factor MinE: MNLLSFLSRRGTAPVARERLQILLAHERTAFGNSDLVAVLREEILAVIAKHVAIDQDKVKITMERGNSVSTLEIDVELPKAIHRAA; the protein is encoded by the coding sequence ATGAACCTGCTGAGTTTCCTGTCGCGGCGCGGGACGGCGCCGGTGGCGCGCGAGCGCCTTCAGATCCTGCTGGCCCACGAGCGCACCGCCTTCGGCAATTCCGACCTGGTGGCGGTCCTGCGCGAGGAGATCCTGGCGGTGATCGCCAAGCACGTCGCCATCGACCAGGACAAGGTGAAGATCACCATGGAGCGGGGCAACTCGGTCTCGACCCTGGAGATCGACGTCGAGCTGCCGAAGGCGATCCACCGGGCGGCGTGA
- the minD gene encoding septum site-determining protein MinD: protein MAKIIVVTSGKGGVGKTTTTAALGAALAQAGQNVCVVDFDVGLRNLDLIMGAERRVVYDLINVVQGDAKLPQALIRDKRLDTLSLLPASQTRDKDALTDEGVARVIGELREKFDWVICDSPAGIERGATLAMRHADIAVVVTNPEVSSVRDSDRIIGLLDSKTERAKNGERLDKHLILTRYDPSRAERGEMLKIDDVLEILSIPLLAVIPESEEVLKASNLGSPVTLNAPQSAPARAYADAVRRLKGETVEMIVPSEKRSLLGKLFPRRAA from the coding sequence ATGGCCAAGATCATAGTGGTGACGTCCGGCAAGGGCGGGGTGGGCAAGACCACCACGACCGCGGCCTTGGGGGCCGCCCTCGCCCAGGCCGGTCAGAACGTCTGCGTCGTCGATTTCGACGTGGGCCTGCGCAACCTCGACCTCATCATGGGCGCCGAGCGCCGGGTCGTCTACGATCTCATCAACGTCGTCCAGGGCGACGCCAAGCTGCCCCAGGCGCTGATCCGCGACAAGCGCCTCGACACCCTCTCGCTGCTGCCCGCCTCGCAGACCCGCGACAAGGACGCGCTCACCGACGAGGGCGTCGCCCGCGTCATCGGCGAGCTTCGTGAAAAATTCGACTGGGTGATCTGCGACAGCCCGGCCGGCATCGAGCGCGGGGCGACGCTCGCCATGCGCCACGCCGACATCGCGGTCGTCGTGACCAACCCCGAGGTCTCCTCGGTGCGCGATTCCGACCGCATCATCGGGCTGCTCGATTCCAAGACCGAGCGCGCGAAGAACGGCGAGCGGCTCGACAAGCACCTGATCCTCACCCGCTACGACCCCAGCCGGGCCGAGCGCGGCGAGATGCTGAAGATCGACGACGTCCTGGAGATCCTGTCGATCCCGCTGCTCGCCGTGATCCCGGAGAGCGAGGAGGTGCTGAAGGCCTCGAACCTCGGCAGCCCCGTGACGCTCAACGCGCCCCAGAGCGCACCGGCCCGGGCCTATGCCGACGCCGTGCGCCGCCTGAAGGGCGAGACGGTCGAGATGATCGTCCCGAGCGAGAAGCGCTCGCTCCTGGGCAAACTCTTCCCCCGGAGGGCGGCATGA
- the minC gene encoding septum site-determining protein MinC, protein MASGNNSSTAVTSISLTRPSLPLRGRSFRALVLAPETPLGDWFSHLDALVQRSPTLFSERAVILDVSGLAKDPLRGDAAGPEAPEPAEGDAPAAAATPDIAGLVDELKQRGIRIMGVEKAEPAWLDPALPPLLSGGRPAEMAEPQALEVKAPEVKAEPVKPPEPRKPNSLVLETPLRSGQSVYHPEGDVTVMGSVASGAEILAGGSIHIYGALRGRAIAGAGGNPRARICCRKFEPELIGIDGLFRTADTTDPKLRKKAVQVWLDGDTLRMAALD, encoded by the coding sequence ATGGCGTCCGGTAACAACTCGTCAACCGCCGTGACCAGCATCAGCCTCACTCGCCCCTCCCTCCCGCTGCGCGGCCGCTCCTTCCGGGCGCTCGTGCTCGCGCCGGAGACGCCGCTCGGCGACTGGTTCTCGCACCTGGATGCCCTGGTGCAGCGCTCGCCGACGCTCTTCTCCGAGCGTGCCGTGATCCTGGACGTCTCGGGCCTGGCCAAGGATCCCCTCCGGGGAGACGCGGCCGGTCCCGAGGCGCCCGAGCCCGCCGAGGGCGACGCGCCTGCCGCGGCGGCGACGCCCGACATCGCCGGCCTCGTCGACGAGCTCAAGCAGCGCGGCATCCGCATCATGGGTGTCGAGAAGGCCGAGCCGGCCTGGCTCGACCCGGCGCTGCCGCCGCTCCTCAGCGGCGGCCGGCCGGCCGAGATGGCGGAGCCGCAAGCCCTCGAGGTCAAGGCCCCCGAGGTCAAGGCCGAGCCCGTCAAGCCGCCGGAGCCGCGCAAGCCGAACTCCCTCGTCCTCGAGACCCCGCTGCGCTCCGGCCAGTCGGTCTATCACCCGGAAGGGGACGTGACGGTGATGGGCTCGGTCGCCTCCGGCGCCGAGATCCTGGCCGGCGGCTCGATCCACATCTACGGGGCCCTGCGCGGCCGCGCCATCGCGGGTGCGGGCGGCAATCCCCGGGCCCGCATCTGCTGCCGCAAGTTCGAGCCCGAGCTGATCGGCATCGACGGCCTGTTCCGCACCGCCGACACCACCGATCCGAAGCTGCGCAAGAAGGCGGTCCAGGTCTGGCTCGACGGGGACACCCTCCGCATGGCCGCCCTCGACTGA
- a CDS encoding MFS transporter, translated as MSQAAAIRHAHGLLAGWRPLAPFFCLYVTFGATLGFLSGGAPLILRARGLDLGGVGLLQLINLPVGLTFLWAALLDRVRLPFLGRRLGWIVAAQGATVALLMGLSFGEHWPLPALLALAVAACACVATMDIALEALVVETVPAERRAFVASAKLCGGSLGGILGVGVLVGSYDVLGWPAALLACAALDALCLLPILAYPEARLQGQGGPSERRSGGFARLRVLTGRIAALGAYFAAAYLIGGPNTLALLDLGVPLARVGFLTGTVLPAVNLVMAVMAGGLAARFGTVRLVAVGGVGVLAAGGLMAASCALRSADLAVTATILNFVFGGFLGVPVFNMIYRWSQGPRPATDYALLFGAAFFAAMPLRVAAPALAGWAGWPGYFAATLPLYAAALAWLALTIARTLRADRTAGRGTAR; from the coding sequence GTGAGCCAGGCCGCCGCGATCCGCCACGCCCACGGCCTCCTCGCCGGGTGGCGCCCGCTCGCCCCGTTCTTCTGCCTGTACGTGACCTTCGGGGCCACGCTCGGCTTCCTGTCGGGCGGGGCGCCGCTGATCCTGCGGGCGCGGGGGCTCGACCTCGGCGGCGTCGGGCTGTTGCAGCTCATCAACCTGCCGGTCGGGCTGACCTTCCTGTGGGCGGCTCTGCTCGACCGGGTGCGCCTGCCGTTTCTCGGCCGCCGCCTCGGCTGGATCGTCGCGGCGCAGGGGGCCACGGTGGCGCTGCTCATGGGTCTGAGCTTCGGCGAGCATTGGCCGCTGCCGGCCCTGCTGGCGCTCGCCGTCGCAGCCTGCGCCTGCGTCGCCACCATGGACATCGCGCTCGAAGCCCTGGTGGTCGAGACCGTGCCGGCCGAGCGCCGGGCCTTCGTCGCCTCGGCCAAGCTCTGCGGCGGATCGCTCGGGGGCATCCTGGGCGTCGGCGTGCTGGTCGGCTCCTACGATGTCCTGGGCTGGCCGGCGGCGCTGCTCGCCTGCGCGGCCCTCGACGCGCTCTGCCTCCTGCCGATCCTCGCCTATCCGGAGGCGCGGCTGCAGGGGCAAGGGGGGCCGTCGGAGCGCCGGTCGGGCGGGTTCGCGCGCCTGCGCGTGCTCACCGGCCGCATCGCGGCGCTCGGGGCCTATTTCGCCGCCGCCTACCTCATCGGCGGGCCCAACACCCTGGCGCTGCTCGATCTCGGGGTGCCGCTCGCCCGGGTCGGCTTCCTCACCGGCACGGTCCTGCCGGCGGTCAACCTGGTGATGGCGGTGATGGCCGGCGGCCTCGCCGCCCGGTTCGGCACCGTGCGGCTGGTCGCGGTCGGCGGGGTCGGCGTACTCGCCGCCGGCGGGCTGATGGCGGCTTCCTGCGCGCTGCGCTCGGCGGACCTCGCCGTCACCGCCACGATCCTGAACTTCGTCTTCGGCGGCTTCCTCGGGGTGCCGGTGTTCAACATGATCTATCGCTGGTCGCAGGGGCCGCGGCCCGCCACCGATTACGCGCTCCTGTTCGGCGCCGCCTTCTTCGCCGCGATGCCGCTGCGCGTCGCCGCCCCGGCGCTCGCCGGCTGGGCCGGCTGGCCGGGCTACTTTGCCGCCACGCTGCCGCTCTACGCCGCCGCCCTGGCCTGGCTGGCGCTGACGATCGCCCGCACCCTGCGGGCCGACCGGACGGCGGGACGGGGGACCGCGCGATGA
- the fhuF gene encoding siderophore-iron reductase FhuF has translation MIPDLARHIPASLGTYRDGVAADCAGRAATPLSSLSDPAVFDATLSAFEAGLGSSAGAVDRRALVSYWSQFYLAPLATPAMTALVRLGQPLPLTFATTRLELDGAGRPARFLVQPGAPEGGSPGLAGLIEDHLRPFVELCRAQCGIAPRVIWGNAAVILDYVARELGEPETLARPEVATCLGWCGGPACALSPLARALCDRRRRTCCLRQRLPGVPSCGELCPIAQQKISIF, from the coding sequence ATGATCCCCGACCTCGCCCGCCACATCCCGGCCTCCCTCGGCACCTACCGCGACGGGGTGGCGGCCGATTGCGCGGGCCGCGCGGCGACGCCGCTCTCCTCCTTGAGCGATCCCGCGGTGTTCGACGCCACGCTCTCCGCCTTCGAGGCCGGGCTCGGCTCAAGCGCCGGTGCGGTCGACCGGCGGGCGCTGGTCTCGTACTGGAGCCAGTTCTACCTCGCGCCGCTCGCCACCCCGGCGATGACGGCGCTCGTGCGCCTCGGCCAGCCGCTGCCGCTCACCTTCGCGACGACGCGCCTCGAACTCGACGGGGCGGGCCGCCCGGCCCGCTTCCTGGTGCAGCCCGGGGCGCCGGAGGGCGGTTCCCCCGGGCTCGCGGGCCTGATCGAGGACCATCTGCGGCCCTTCGTCGAGTTGTGCCGGGCGCAATGCGGCATCGCCCCCCGGGTGATCTGGGGCAACGCGGCGGTGATCCTCGACTACGTCGCGCGCGAGCTCGGCGAGCCCGAGACCCTGGCCCGCCCGGAGGTGGCGACCTGCCTCGGCTGGTGCGGCGGGCCGGCTTGCGCGTTGAGCCCGCTCGCCCGGGCCCTGTGCGACCGGCGGCGGCGCACCTGCTGCCTGCGCCAGCGCCTGCCGGGGGTGCCGTCATGCGGGGAACTGTGTCCTATCGCACAACAAAAAATATCCATTTTTTAA
- a CDS encoding LysR family transcriptional regulator codes for MQITALRYFLAVARDGTIAAASARLNVAPSAISRQIANLEAELACPLFERRPRGMVLSQAGELLARHAHQVLASAEQVVTEIQELEGLQRGLVRIATTEAFAIDLVPGVIAAFHARHPGIRFELSALPPGQATQRVVQGEADIALTFSLEPSTETAVAYRNSLDMVALCAPDHPLAGRRLIGLADLAAYPVALLPRDTTLRATLDAACAAEGIAIEPVLSANVLSAILPFVRVTRGLTLMSSIALQGQVGRGEFRVLPIQSRRSLARGIEVQTMRDRRLPRAVEAFLAALVAALPPQRG; via the coding sequence ATGCAGATCACGGCGTTGCGCTACTTCCTGGCGGTCGCCCGCGACGGCACGATCGCGGCGGCCTCCGCCCGGCTCAACGTCGCGCCCTCGGCGATCAGCCGGCAGATCGCCAACCTGGAGGCGGAGCTGGCCTGCCCGCTATTCGAGCGCCGGCCGCGCGGCATGGTGCTGAGCCAGGCGGGCGAGTTGCTGGCCCGCCACGCCCATCAGGTGCTGGCGAGCGCCGAGCAGGTCGTCACCGAGATCCAGGAGCTGGAGGGCCTGCAGCGCGGCCTCGTGCGCATCGCCACGACGGAAGCCTTCGCCATCGACCTCGTGCCGGGCGTGATCGCGGCGTTCCATGCCCGCCATCCGGGCATCCGCTTCGAACTGAGCGCCCTGCCGCCGGGCCAGGCGACCCAGCGGGTGGTGCAGGGCGAGGCCGACATCGCCCTCACCTTCAGCCTGGAGCCCTCCACCGAGACGGCGGTGGCCTACCGCAACAGCCTCGACATGGTCGCCCTGTGCGCGCCCGACCATCCGCTCGCCGGGCGCCGTCTGATCGGGCTTGCCGACCTCGCCGCCTATCCGGTCGCGCTGCTGCCCCGGGACACCACGCTGCGCGCCACCCTCGACGCGGCCTGCGCGGCGGAGGGCATCGCCATCGAGCCGGTGCTCAGCGCGAACGTGCTCTCGGCCATCCTGCCCTTCGTGCGCGTCACGCGCGGGCTGACCCTGATGTCGTCGATCGCGCTCCAGGGCCAGGTCGGGCGCGGCGAGTTCCGGGTGCTGCCGATCCAGTCCCGCCGCAGCCTGGCCCGCGGCATCGAGGTCCAGACGATGCGCGACCGGCGCCTGCCGCGGGCGGTGGAGGCATTCCTGGCCGCCCTGGTGGCGGCATTGCCGCCGCAGCGGGGCTGA
- a CDS encoding ABC transporter substrate-binding protein, with protein MRRAGALLGGLLLAGIAGPALAGKANDTLVYASDSEPENLSPYHNNLREGVILARNVWDTLLYRDPKTGQHQPMLATAWTWIDPVTLDLTIRDGVTFHNGDPLTPEDIAFTFNYVLTPEAKVVTKGNVDWMKSTEVTGPHGVRIHLKAPFPAALEYLAGPTPILPAAYFKKVGLAGFSKAPVGTGPYRIVSTESGKGVKMVRNEKYWPGSPIGQAKIGKLEFRIIPDGDSRMAELMTGGVDWIWRVPTDQAEQLKADPTLTVVSAETMRVGFLQFDVLGRAMENSPLKDVRVRQAIAHAIDRKAMVDNLVRGGSRVMNALCFIEQFGCTEEGVPTYAYDPAKARALLKEAGYGNGIDIDLSAYRERDYAEAVVGYLRAVGIRARLNYLRYAAMRDAMRAGKTSIGYQTWGSFSINDVSAFTGTYFRGGEEDLARDPAVIADLQAGDTSTDPAIRKTKYAEALKRIAGQAYALPMFSYPSNYAFTADLNFTAQTDEVPRFFAASWKK; from the coding sequence ATGCGCAGGGCCGGTGCCCTCCTGGGCGGCCTCCTGCTTGCCGGGATCGCGGGACCTGCGCTGGCGGGCAAGGCCAACGACACCCTGGTCTACGCCTCCGACAGCGAGCCGGAGAACCTGAGCCCCTACCACAACAACCTGCGCGAGGGCGTGATCCTGGCGCGCAACGTCTGGGACACTCTTCTCTACCGCGATCCCAAGACCGGCCAGCACCAGCCGATGCTCGCCACCGCCTGGACCTGGATCGATCCGGTGACGCTGGATCTGACGATCCGCGACGGCGTGACCTTCCACAACGGCGATCCGCTGACGCCCGAGGACATCGCCTTCACGTTCAACTATGTGCTGACGCCCGAGGCCAAGGTCGTCACCAAGGGCAACGTCGACTGGATGAAGTCGACCGAGGTGACCGGCCCGCACGGCGTGCGCATCCACCTCAAGGCGCCGTTCCCGGCCGCCCTCGAATACCTCGCCGGCCCGACCCCGATCCTGCCCGCCGCCTACTTCAAGAAGGTCGGCCTGGCCGGCTTCAGCAAGGCGCCGGTCGGCACCGGCCCCTACCGCATCGTCTCGACCGAGAGCGGCAAGGGCGTGAAGATGGTGCGCAACGAGAAATACTGGCCGGGCAGCCCGATCGGGCAGGCCAAGATCGGCAAGCTCGAATTCCGCATCATCCCCGACGGCGACAGTCGGATGGCCGAGTTGATGACCGGCGGCGTCGACTGGATCTGGCGCGTGCCGACCGACCAGGCCGAGCAGCTGAAGGCGGATCCGACCCTGACGGTGGTCTCCGCCGAGACGATGCGGGTCGGCTTCCTGCAATTCGACGTGCTCGGCCGGGCGATGGAGAACTCGCCGCTCAAGGACGTGCGGGTGCGCCAGGCGATCGCGCATGCCATCGACCGCAAGGCGATGGTCGACAACCTGGTGCGCGGCGGCTCCCGGGTGATGAATGCGCTCTGCTTCATCGAGCAGTTCGGCTGCACCGAGGAGGGCGTACCCACTTACGCCTACGATCCCGCCAAGGCGCGGGCGCTCCTCAAGGAGGCCGGCTACGGCAACGGCATCGACATTGACCTCTCGGCCTATCGCGAGCGCGACTATGCCGAGGCCGTGGTCGGCTACCTGCGCGCCGTCGGCATCCGGGCGAGGCTCAACTACCTGCGCTACGCCGCCATGCGCGACGCGATGCGGGCCGGCAAGACCTCGATCGGCTACCAGACCTGGGGCTCGTTCTCGATCAACGACGTCTCGGCCTTCACCGGCACCTACTTCCGTGGCGGCGAGGAGGACCTGGCCCGCGATCCCGCCGTCATCGCCGATCTCCAGGCCGGCGACACCAGCACCGATCCGGCGATCCGCAAGACGAAATACGCCGAGGCGCTCAAGCGCATCGCCGGGCAGGCCTACGCCCTGCCGATGTTCTCCTATCCGTCGAACTACGCCTTCACGGCCGACCTGAACTTCACCGCGCAGACCGACGAGGTACCGCGCTTCTTCGCGGCCTCGTGGAAGAAGTAG
- a CDS encoding ABC transporter permease, which produces MLGFALRRILVAICVALTVSVASFLLLHLSGDLATAIAGPEATGEQIAAVRAQHGLDQPLVVQFGTWAWNALHFDFGRSFYFPEPVTDLLASRMPVTLTLGVIALAVALLVAIPLGVLAAFYRDTWIDRTALAVSVLGQAMPSFWFGLTLIMIFSVNLRWLPASGNGSWKNFILPAVALGYYAMPAVMRLTRNGMLEVLSSDYVRTARAKGLAPRKILIRHALRNAVIPVIALAAVQFGFMLGGSIVIEAVFSLQGLGQLAWESIARNDFPVVQAIVLVLAMIYIALTLAADLLNALLDPRLRA; this is translated from the coding sequence ATGCTGGGCTTCGCGCTGCGGCGCATCCTCGTCGCGATCTGCGTCGCGCTGACCGTCTCGGTGGCGAGCTTCCTGCTCCTCCACCTCTCGGGCGATCTGGCCACCGCCATCGCCGGCCCGGAGGCGACCGGCGAGCAGATCGCCGCGGTGCGCGCCCAGCACGGGCTCGACCAGCCGCTCGTGGTCCAGTTCGGCACCTGGGCCTGGAACGCGCTCCATTTCGATTTCGGGCGCTCGTTCTACTTCCCCGAGCCGGTGACCGACCTGCTCGCCTCCCGGATGCCCGTGACCCTGACCCTCGGGGTCATCGCGCTGGCCGTCGCCCTGCTGGTGGCGATCCCGCTCGGGGTGCTGGCGGCGTTCTACCGCGACACCTGGATCGACCGGACGGCGCTCGCCGTCTCGGTGCTGGGCCAGGCGATGCCGAGCTTCTGGTTCGGCCTCACCCTGATCATGATCTTCTCCGTCAACCTGCGCTGGCTGCCGGCCTCCGGCAACGGGTCATGGAAGAACTTCATCCTGCCGGCGGTGGCGCTCGGCTACTACGCCATGCCGGCGGTGATGCGGCTCACCCGCAACGGGATGCTGGAGGTGCTGTCCTCGGACTATGTCCGCACCGCCCGGGCCAAGGGTCTGGCGCCGCGCAAGATCCTGATCCGGCACGCGCTCCGCAACGCCGTGATCCCGGTGATCGCGCTCGCCGCGGTGCAGTTCGGCTTCATGCTCGGCGGCTCGATCGTGATCGAGGCGGTCTTTTCGCTCCAGGGCCTCGGCCAGCTCGCCTGGGAATCGATCGCCCGCAACGACTTCCCCGTCGTCCAGGCGATCGTGCTGGTCCTGGCGATGATCTACATCGCGCTGACGCTCGCCGCCGACCTCCTCAACGCCCTCCTGGATCCGAGGCTGCGCGCATGA